One genomic segment of Cervus canadensis isolate Bull #8, Minnesota chromosome 14, ASM1932006v1, whole genome shotgun sequence includes these proteins:
- the ABHD17B gene encoding alpha/beta hydrolase domain-containing protein 17B — MNNLSFSELCCLFCCPPCPGKIASKLAFLPPDPTYTLMCDESGSRWTLHLSERADWQYSSREKDAIECFMTRTSKGNRIACMFVRCSPNAKYTLLFSHGNAVDLGQMSSFYIGLGSRINCNIFSYDYSGYGASSGKPTEKNLYADIEAAWLALRTRYGIRPENVIIYGQSIGTVPSVDLAARYESAAVILHSPLTSGMRVAFPDTKKTYCFDAFPNIDKISKITSPVLIIHGTEDEVIDFSHGLALFERCQRPVEPLWVEGAGHNDVELYGQYLERLKQFVSQELVNL, encoded by the exons atgAATAATCTTTCGTTTAGTGAGCTATGTTGCCTCTTCTGCTGTCCACCTTGTCCAGGGAAAATTGCTTCAAAGTTAGCATTTTTGCCACCTGATCCAACTTACACGCTGATGTGTGATGAAAGTGGAAGCCGTTGGACTTTACACCTATCAGAACGAGCAGACTGGCAATATTCTTCTAGAGAAAAAGATGCCATTGAGTGTTTCATGACTAGAACCAGTAAAGGCAACAGAATTGCCTGCATGTTTGTGCGTTGCTCACCCAATGCCAAATATACTTTACTCTTTTCCCATGGAAATGCTGTTGATCTTGGTCAGATGAGCAGCTTTTACATAGGACTCGGATCACGGATTAATTGTAATATATTCTCATATGATTACTCTGGATATGGTGCAAGTTCTGGGAAACCAACAGAGAAGAACCTCTATGCAGACATAGAAGCTGCTTGGCTTGCTCTTAGGACAAG ATACGGCATTCGCCCTGAAAATGTGATTATATATGGCCAAAGTATAGGGACAGTACCATCTGTGGATCTTGCTGCTCGGTATGAGAGTGCTGCTGTTATTCTTCATTCTCCTTTGACCTCAGGAATGCGAGTTGCTTTTCCTGATACCAAGAAGACCTACTGTTTTGATGCGTTCCCAAA CATTGACAAAATCTCTAAGATAACCTCTCCAGTATTAATAATTCATGGGACTGAAGATGAAGTCATAGACTTTTCACATGGTCTCGCATTGTTTGAGCGTTGCCAAAGACCTGTGGAACCTCTGTGGGTTGAAGGGGCAGGTCACAATGATGTGGAACTTTATGGACAATACCTTGAAAGATTGAAACAGTTTGTGTCACAGGAACTGGtaaatttgtaa